In Mytilus trossulus isolate FHL-02 chromosome 14, PNRI_Mtr1.1.1.hap1, whole genome shotgun sequence, a genomic segment contains:
- the LOC134696546 gene encoding uncharacterized protein LOC134696546 produces MEKTALIVLVVAITMICQSKGKSNFACTERGGNCSDSNTCPYFGGNVEKLSVRCNCGKACCKCTDTCPDGSTCMSEGETCDGTKDISRCCGNRFCCTPTAIIGPDPWKVL; encoded by the exons ATGGAGAAAACAGCTCTGATCGTTTTAGTAGTGGCAATAACAATGATTTGTCAGTCTAAAG GCAAATCGAACTTTGCATGTACCGAACGAGGTGGAAATTGTTCAGATTCTAACACATGTCCATATTTTGGAGGTAATGTGGAAAAACTATCTGTCAGGTGCAATTGTGGGAAGGCATGTTGCAAATGTACTG ACACATGTCCTGATGGTTCTACGTGTATGAGCGAAGGTGAAACCTGTGATGGAACCAAAGATATAAGCCGCTGTTGTGGCAACAGGTTTTGTTGTACACCAACTGCGATAATTGGACCGGATCCAT GGAAAGTGCTGTGA